In Phragmites australis chromosome 24, lpPhrAust1.1, whole genome shotgun sequence, the following are encoded in one genomic region:
- the LOC133907555 gene encoding uncharacterized protein LOC133907555 isoform X1, with translation MVLALLREMKNRVAPAPGKGDVIQDLEFAMRTKGDMTREEETKLRLISFLPSGGFILASGLGSYMGWFGLGIGAKLAGHPPMHGLTRFGLSAGCAFMMGKVLYDATMRGCAAVVLNSEDERMKMELANIILTKHSDDKYLVEAVERHFFAEHLFNDLHQDRPLFRWHPRRSYIDSAFVERVKEIEASKSDDEARSISRQTTVNIKSFGDFMEDPLACVLGSPGGDMEINNPPENTGTVLKRSELRARRRGHRHHHHHRYADKFAAS, from the exons ATGGTGCTGGCGCTGCTGCGGGAGATGAAGAATCGTGTCGCCCCGGCACCTGGCAAG GGGGACGTAATCCAAGATCTGGAGTTCGCCATGCGGACCAAG GGCGACATGACCCGAGAGGAGGAAACCAAACTCAGGCTTATCAGTTTTCTTCCAAGTGGGGGCTTCATCTTGGCCTCAGGATTGGGCAGTTACATGGGATGGTTTGGTCTCGGCATAG GAGCTAAATTGGCTGGGCATCCACCTATGCATGGATTAACAAGGTTCGGCTTATCTGCTG GCTGTGCTTTTATGATGGGAAAGGTGTTGTATGATGCAACGATGCGTGGGTGTGCTGCAGTAGTTTTGAACAGTGAAGATGAACGCATGAAGATGGAGCTAGCTAACAT AATACTCACTAAGCATAGCGATGATAAATATCTGGTTGAAGCTGTAGAAAGGCACTTTTTTGCTGAGCATCTGTTCAATGATCTGCATCAAGATAGACCACTTTTTAGGTGGCACCCACGCCGTTCGTATATTGACAGCGCCTTTGTGGAAAGAgtgaaggaaatagaagctAGCAAATCCGATGATGAGGCCAGATCAATTTCTAGACAGACTACTGTAAACATA AAATCATTTGGAGACTTCATGGAGGACCCACTGGCTTGTGTACTCGGTTCTCCAGGAGGCGACATGGAAATCAACAATCCCCCTGAAAACACAGGCACTGTCCTGAAGAGGAGCGAGCTGCGAGCCCGCAGGAGAGGTCACcggcatcatcatcatcatcgctaTGCTGACAAGTTTGCTGCATCGTGA
- the LOC133907555 gene encoding uncharacterized protein LOC133907555 isoform X2, producing MVLALLREMKNRVAPAPGKGDVIQDLEFAMRTKGDMTREEETKLRLISFLPSGGFILASGLGSYMGWFGLGIGAKLAGHPPMHGLTRFGLSAGCAFMMGKVLYDATMRGCAAVVLNSEDERMKMELANMCEYSLSIAMINIWLKL from the exons ATGGTGCTGGCGCTGCTGCGGGAGATGAAGAATCGTGTCGCCCCGGCACCTGGCAAG GGGGACGTAATCCAAGATCTGGAGTTCGCCATGCGGACCAAG GGCGACATGACCCGAGAGGAGGAAACCAAACTCAGGCTTATCAGTTTTCTTCCAAGTGGGGGCTTCATCTTGGCCTCAGGATTGGGCAGTTACATGGGATGGTTTGGTCTCGGCATAG GAGCTAAATTGGCTGGGCATCCACCTATGCATGGATTAACAAGGTTCGGCTTATCTGCTG GCTGTGCTTTTATGATGGGAAAGGTGTTGTATGATGCAACGATGCGTGGGTGTGCTGCAGTAGTTTTGAACAGTGAAGATGAACGCATGAAGATGGAGCTAGCTAACATGTGTG AATACTCACTAAGCATAGCGATGATAAATATCTGGTTGAAGCTGTAG